The proteins below come from a single Sinorhizobium fredii genomic window:
- a CDS encoding O-antigen ligase family protein, with amino-acid sequence MSHLGKTTTLHIHSDTHLRAPALPAIERAFLYMGVFLAPYATLRFSELFFTLSDFFFCLSLSLLFITGRIWSKPLGEATPLWLIAFTLLFVGLMVGSLLHDSPERGLIVTAQYLFAYVFLMFILIRDEPRVAYRLAAIFLVSMVVIDIHGIITFYTVGYVPGEGKGVVTGGRRLATVLRNPNLAAAMNALTLPIPLFLWATGRIKSYVALPLIAIFIGTVILTSSNSGLFVTLLCLGVFTAFLSTPKLLLRLALAGGILVAAVAGFGSKDLLPKTFQTRVLGALSSGDISEAGTFVSRAALIEEALQTISDKQIAFVGLGADEFRERSVQTAPVHNLYLLLWVEGGLLALLGWIMFSAVLLLHGFTLKRGGGDKRALAAMTTTIVVFLTIALFNPHMYARYWTIPIFLCCGLGLAQFRQIARS; translated from the coding sequence GTGTCACACCTAGGCAAAACAACGACACTTCACATTCATTCCGATACCCACCTGCGCGCGCCGGCCTTGCCTGCAATCGAACGTGCCTTCCTCTATATGGGCGTGTTCCTGGCGCCCTATGCAACACTGCGGTTTTCCGAGCTATTCTTTACGCTCAGCGATTTCTTTTTCTGCCTCAGTCTTTCTCTTCTTTTCATAACCGGGCGGATCTGGAGCAAGCCGCTCGGCGAAGCAACGCCGCTTTGGCTTATCGCGTTCACGCTCTTGTTCGTCGGGCTAATGGTCGGCAGCCTCTTGCATGACAGCCCCGAACGAGGGCTGATCGTGACGGCGCAATATTTGTTCGCCTACGTATTCCTGATGTTCATTCTGATCCGAGATGAGCCCAGGGTAGCCTATCGTTTGGCGGCCATTTTCCTGGTCAGCATGGTTGTCATCGATATTCACGGCATCATTACCTTCTACACGGTTGGCTATGTGCCTGGAGAAGGAAAGGGCGTCGTTACCGGTGGACGGCGTTTGGCGACAGTCCTTCGCAACCCGAACTTGGCTGCGGCGATGAATGCCCTGACGCTGCCAATTCCGCTCTTCTTGTGGGCGACCGGCCGGATCAAGTCATACGTCGCCTTACCGCTAATAGCGATATTCATAGGTACGGTGATACTTACCAGCTCGAATAGCGGTCTGTTCGTAACGTTGCTTTGCCTAGGCGTCTTCACGGCGTTTCTTTCGACGCCCAAGCTGTTGCTACGGTTGGCGCTTGCCGGCGGCATACTTGTTGCGGCTGTGGCGGGCTTTGGAAGCAAGGACCTGTTGCCCAAGACATTTCAGACGCGTGTTTTGGGCGCGCTTTCCTCCGGCGACATATCCGAAGCGGGAACGTTCGTTTCGAGAGCCGCGCTGATCGAGGAAGCACTCCAGACGATATCCGATAAGCAGATTGCCTTTGTGGGTTTGGGAGCGGACGAGTTCCGGGAGAGAAGTGTACAAACCGCTCCCGTTCACAATCTCTATCTTCTCCTCTGGGTCGAAGGCGGGCTGCTCGCGCTCCTGGGCTGGATCATGTTTTCGGCCGTCCTCCTGCTGCATGGGTTTACGCTCAAAAGGGGCGGAGGAGATAAGAGGGCGCTGGCAGCGATGACGACGACCATTGTGGTTTTTCTGACGATTGCCCTGTTCAATCCGCATATGTACGCGCGCTATTGGACGATCCCTATTTTCTTGTGCTGCGGACTCGGCCTCGCGCAATTCCGCCAGATCGCAAGATCTTGA
- a CDS encoding pectate lyase translates to MLAARSAVSRRSRHWRRPDIVAAQLMLAGLLLGSQVGPVREAEAATAVQEPLSPKLPDGRQRAFPTAEGFGAGAVGGRGGKVIYVVNTNESGPGSLRGCIEASGPRVCIFRTGGTITLREKSLLVRNPFLTIAGETAPGGGIAIRNGETQIRPSIEIWTNDVIIRHIRLRPGPHARKACCSGGLGMYSEAARDIMLDHISASWGSDETVDSEDASNFTWQWGIASEPLLKGGPGKNNRARNMLFTKGGNVSVHHSLFAFGRFRNPQIKMKLPGAVADVVNNVFFSPEWQYVVSFGDEWTHIQANVVGNYKIAGQKLRNDHLVHLFPESGLGHSIYVKDNYDEPYRTAPDQDDSLVLAEDQRRFVVKAPFEAPAIRTSAPMAAFEEVLENAGATKPERDEADSRIVEDVKSRSGRLLKTDPREVGGWPYLDAGTPYQDGDMDGISDDWEVKYGLDPAKADDGQKDMDGDGWSNLEEFLHVMAGDPGDGDVRPLPDPQ, encoded by the coding sequence ATGCTGGCTGCGCGTTCAGCTGTTTCGCGAAGGTCCCGACATTGGAGGCGCCCCGACATTGTCGCGGCTCAGCTGATGTTGGCAGGGCTGCTCCTTGGATCGCAGGTCGGGCCGGTGCGGGAGGCCGAAGCTGCAACGGCAGTGCAGGAACCTCTTTCACCCAAGCTGCCGGACGGCAGGCAGCGTGCCTTTCCGACGGCCGAAGGCTTCGGCGCCGGTGCCGTTGGAGGCCGCGGCGGTAAGGTCATCTATGTCGTCAACACGAACGAGTCGGGCCCAGGATCTCTGCGCGGGTGCATAGAAGCGTCTGGACCGCGCGTCTGCATCTTCCGCACCGGCGGCACGATCACGCTGCGCGAGAAATCGCTGTTGGTTCGAAATCCGTTCCTGACGATTGCCGGGGAGACTGCTCCGGGCGGCGGGATCGCCATTCGCAACGGTGAGACACAGATTCGTCCTTCCATTGAAATTTGGACCAACGACGTGATCATCAGGCATATTCGCCTTCGACCTGGGCCGCATGCGCGCAAGGCGTGTTGTTCCGGCGGTCTCGGAATGTACTCGGAGGCGGCAAGAGACATCATGCTCGATCATATCTCCGCCAGCTGGGGATCGGACGAGACGGTAGATTCGGAAGACGCCAGCAATTTCACCTGGCAATGGGGAATTGCCAGCGAGCCGCTGCTGAAAGGCGGGCCGGGGAAAAACAATCGTGCTCGCAACATGTTGTTCACTAAAGGTGGCAACGTCTCGGTGCACCACTCGCTCTTCGCGTTCGGCAGGTTCAGAAATCCGCAGATAAAGATGAAACTTCCCGGCGCGGTTGCGGATGTCGTGAATAATGTTTTCTTCTCGCCAGAGTGGCAATACGTCGTGAGCTTTGGCGATGAATGGACGCATATTCAGGCCAATGTGGTGGGCAATTATAAGATCGCAGGACAAAAGTTGCGCAACGACCACCTGGTGCATCTTTTCCCCGAAAGCGGCCTCGGGCACTCGATCTATGTCAAGGACAACTATGACGAACCGTATCGAACTGCGCCTGACCAGGATGACAGCTTGGTTCTCGCCGAGGATCAAAGACGTTTTGTTGTGAAGGCGCCGTTCGAGGCGCCGGCCATCCGGACGTCCGCGCCCATGGCCGCCTTCGAGGAAGTTCTGGAGAATGCCGGTGCCACAAAGCCCGAGCGCGATGAGGCCGACAGCCGCATTGTCGAGGATGTGAAAAGTCGCAGCGGGCGCCTGTTGAAAACGGATCCGCGCGAGGTCGGCGGATGGCCCTATCTTGATGCTGGAACGCCATACCAGGACGGGGACATGGACGGCATTTCAGATGATTGGGAGGTGAAATACGGCCTGGATCCGGCAAAGGCCGACGATGGTCAAAAGGACATGGATGGTGACGGGTGGTCGAACCTCGAAGAGTTTCTCCACGTCATGGCCGGCGATCCGGGAGACGGCGATGTCCGGCCGCTGCCGGATCCGCAATGA
- a CDS encoding sulfotransferase family protein, whose product MMPSQPARIAYIAGYGRSGTTLLDIALGQHDAVLGAGEITSLTRHVWRHNEYCACGNRIRDCRFWSTVCQEWLANSDPTLMSEYCGLQEKFEGLPVLARMFSGLSLGKQFAAYALHTERLVNAMLTCSGKQVIVDSSKLPGRAMALAQIPGIDMRVIHMVRDGRGVAWSLLKPYARDANSGLQKEIRPKSVLRTALRWSIVNLAVEYLSRQLGPDKVLRVRYEDFVSDPVAIMRQIGAFLELDLQQIGSSLRNGEPVGPGHQVAGNRLRMNGSVALTRDESWRARMPAGQQLSFERLCGWMLRRYGYL is encoded by the coding sequence ATGATGCCCTCGCAGCCCGCTCGCATTGCTTACATCGCAGGTTACGGACGCAGCGGGACCACCTTGCTCGACATTGCGTTGGGGCAGCACGATGCCGTGCTGGGGGCGGGTGAGATAACGTCGCTCACACGGCATGTTTGGCGTCACAACGAATATTGTGCCTGCGGCAATCGGATTCGGGACTGCCGTTTCTGGAGCACCGTTTGCCAGGAATGGCTGGCGAACTCGGACCCGACGCTCATGTCGGAGTATTGCGGCCTTCAAGAAAAATTCGAGGGTCTGCCCGTGCTTGCACGGATGTTTTCCGGGCTCAGTCTCGGCAAACAATTTGCGGCCTATGCGCTGCACACGGAGCGTCTGGTGAACGCGATGCTTACCTGTTCCGGCAAGCAGGTCATCGTCGATTCTTCGAAATTGCCGGGAAGGGCGATGGCGCTTGCGCAGATACCGGGAATTGACATGCGGGTCATCCACATGGTGCGTGACGGGCGCGGCGTGGCCTGGTCATTGCTGAAACCCTATGCGCGCGACGCGAACTCGGGATTGCAGAAGGAGATTCGGCCAAAATCGGTACTTAGAACGGCGCTGCGATGGAGCATAGTCAATCTTGCGGTCGAATATCTCTCGCGACAACTGGGCCCTGATAAAGTGCTGCGTGTGAGGTATGAGGATTTCGTCTCCGACCCCGTCGCCATCATGCGGCAGATCGGGGCGTTTCTGGAGCTCGACCTCCAACAAATCGGTTCTTCTTTGCGGAATGGCGAGCCGGTCGGTCCAGGGCACCAGGTCGCGGGCAATCGGCTGCGCATGAATGGATCTGTCGCACTCACGAGGGACGAGTCTTGGCGGGCGCGGATGCCGGCCGGCCAGCAGCTCTCGTTCGAGCGGCTGTGCGGCTGGATGCTCAGACGCTACGGCTATCTTTAA
- a CDS encoding polysaccharide biosynthesis tyrosine autokinase, which translates to MTTFVSNGSLSARSHYRESVELAVQRNGNSVGLLDAWALVKRRMRLLATVIVGCTLLSAIASFTLPKTYTASSEVVLERKDVRPFATDASLTTVDRDRSAAETEMDVLQSRQFAGRVVDRLELINNPSFNPYARQAKQPQNIGGGLLAYLQGIIGIDQSPDPVRTLPDLKAQRDRAISTLLPQLNVSRTGESLAVRITVSNPSPRLAQEIANTIAKLYVESSLEFKQDERIADKQRAINTGGAVGFLRQSMTQPLLVTLRAEEARLLQSKAEIAAKFGKNHPQMIDADSQIAGVRSMIEEEVRRILLDLEAESLKPSARIVSAAELPNSPSFPKASIIVPATFAGSTLLAFLLALLFEATDTRIRSGQRTAELLRIPNLGYVPKIPKHFSSHGTKRSSCIPDWSNVTSAEAERSIYMASRFSEAKQLHRVVMVTSCRHNIANASTAWGIATAAAADGRPTAFVNLDFHQHSIPFLKSMGRSPELLERYLNNEATLADVVQTIPTLPGLGYLDATLAMTEPFRLIDSDKLCELIQALRQSGYDFIVLHAPPVLSSGDATWLAPFVDGVILMVSWGETTEDQLLVAVSQLRMNHAPLIGTAINQVNPDIHRRHRYGGYVITSRRFPAGGWIRSRSRGNGAIADRPIKETNTSSVLSVRAAPNSPSKMV; encoded by the coding sequence ATGACGACGTTCGTTTCTAATGGCAGCCTCTCTGCTCGCTCCCACTACCGAGAAAGCGTTGAGCTTGCCGTTCAGCGCAATGGGAATTCGGTAGGTCTGCTAGATGCTTGGGCGCTCGTCAAACGGCGCATGCGGCTCCTTGCGACAGTGATCGTCGGGTGCACTTTGCTCTCTGCGATCGCATCATTCACGCTGCCAAAAACCTACACGGCCAGTTCTGAAGTCGTGCTCGAGCGGAAAGACGTTCGACCGTTTGCTACTGACGCTTCTTTGACGACCGTCGACCGTGATCGCTCTGCAGCAGAAACCGAGATGGATGTCTTGCAGTCCAGACAATTTGCCGGCCGCGTGGTCGACAGATTGGAGCTCATCAACAATCCCAGCTTCAACCCCTATGCTCGCCAGGCCAAACAACCGCAAAACATCGGTGGCGGACTTCTTGCGTACTTACAGGGAATAATCGGAATCGATCAGTCGCCCGATCCGGTCAGAACTCTGCCGGATCTGAAAGCTCAACGGGACCGCGCAATCTCGACACTGCTGCCCCAGCTCAATGTCAGCCGGACCGGAGAGAGCCTTGCGGTAAGAATTACCGTATCGAATCCCAGTCCCAGGCTCGCTCAGGAAATCGCCAATACGATTGCCAAGCTGTACGTCGAATCCTCGCTCGAATTCAAGCAGGACGAGCGGATCGCCGACAAGCAGCGGGCCATTAATACGGGCGGCGCGGTCGGGTTCCTCCGGCAAAGCATGACGCAGCCGCTTCTGGTCACATTGCGGGCAGAAGAGGCCCGATTGCTGCAGAGCAAAGCGGAGATCGCGGCGAAGTTCGGCAAGAACCACCCTCAGATGATCGATGCAGATTCGCAAATCGCGGGCGTACGCAGCATGATCGAAGAGGAGGTTCGGCGCATCTTGTTGGACCTTGAGGCGGAATCGCTGAAGCCGAGCGCCCGGATCGTATCGGCGGCGGAACTCCCGAATTCACCATCCTTTCCCAAGGCAAGCATCATTGTTCCGGCGACATTTGCCGGGTCGACCTTGTTGGCCTTCTTGCTCGCCCTCCTGTTCGAGGCGACTGATACGCGAATCCGCAGCGGCCAGCGCACCGCCGAACTCCTGAGAATTCCCAACTTGGGCTATGTGCCGAAAATCCCGAAACATTTTTCGTCGCACGGCACCAAGCGATCGTCATGCATACCGGACTGGAGCAATGTGACATCGGCCGAAGCGGAGCGTTCGATCTATATGGCGTCCCGCTTCTCGGAAGCCAAGCAGCTGCATCGCGTCGTGATGGTCACCTCATGCCGTCACAACATTGCAAACGCATCGACTGCGTGGGGAATTGCAACGGCGGCGGCCGCAGACGGCCGCCCCACCGCCTTCGTGAACCTGGACTTCCATCAGCACAGCATTCCCTTTTTGAAGAGCATGGGGCGCTCACCCGAACTCCTCGAGCGCTATCTCAACAATGAAGCGACCCTCGCCGATGTCGTGCAAACGATTCCGACCTTGCCGGGCCTAGGTTATCTCGACGCGACGCTGGCAATGACGGAGCCGTTCAGACTCATCGACTCCGACAAGCTATGTGAACTGATCCAGGCGCTCAGGCAGAGCGGGTATGATTTCATTGTGCTTCACGCCCCGCCCGTCCTCAGCTCGGGCGATGCGACTTGGCTCGCACCCTTTGTCGACGGGGTCATCCTGATGGTGTCCTGGGGCGAGACAACCGAGGACCAATTGTTGGTGGCCGTTTCCCAGCTTCGGATGAATCATGCGCCACTGATCGGCACGGCAATCAATCAAGTCAATCCTGACATTCATAGACGCCACCGCTACGGAGGCTACGTGATAACCTCGAGGCGTTTTCCGGCGGGTGGATGGATCAGGAGCCGGTCCCGCGGAAATGGTGCGATCGCCGATCGCCCGATCAAGGAAACGAATACCTCGTCGGTCCTTTCGGTGAGAGCCGCGCCCAATTCTCCGTCGAAGATGGTGTAA
- a CDS encoding glycosyltransferase family 4 protein — protein MSNGRPRTVCFPFIGDFIGGSHLSALGLIRNLPKPLFAPLVVLHDTEGPVAELFRREGIDFEPAPVLNRLERAGARNGTAALNVARTLPALVRYLRGRDVAIVHTNDGRAHLMWGLAARLAGSKHLWHHRGDATSFGLRRIAPWLPNRLVAVSKFASPRPGFISAAAKCSVVHSPFDVMKAKEVEREDSRRNIIATIGCAPETRLLGYVGTLVDRKRPILFVEVLAALRRLEPSLEFAGLFLGNALNGLDDAARSRAQALGVGDRVHFMGFRYPGEPWIAGLDALLVTAVNEPLGRTLVEAMLLGTPVIAADSGGNPEVVEDGETGMLVRPEDPDEFARACLKLFGDSGYLAHIVETARNQARARFSIERHVHAITAVYEDLLRTGGIKGADRVQAHSR, from the coding sequence ATGAGCAACGGGCGGCCGCGGACCGTGTGCTTTCCTTTCATCGGGGATTTCATAGGCGGCAGTCATCTGTCCGCCCTCGGACTGATACGAAATCTTCCGAAACCGTTGTTCGCGCCGCTCGTTGTCCTCCATGATACCGAGGGGCCGGTGGCGGAACTGTTTCGCCGCGAAGGTATCGACTTTGAACCAGCGCCCGTCTTGAACCGCCTGGAGCGGGCCGGCGCGCGCAACGGCACGGCGGCGCTCAATGTCGCCCGCACTCTTCCGGCGCTTGTCAGATATTTGCGGGGCAGGGACGTCGCAATCGTGCACACCAACGACGGTCGCGCACATCTCATGTGGGGTCTCGCAGCCCGATTGGCGGGATCGAAGCACCTCTGGCACCACCGTGGCGACGCGACGTCCTTCGGCTTGCGACGCATCGCGCCCTGGCTTCCGAACCGTCTCGTGGCCGTTTCGAAATTTGCCTCGCCACGCCCTGGATTTATTTCAGCGGCGGCCAAATGCAGCGTCGTCCATAGTCCATTCGACGTCATGAAAGCGAAAGAGGTCGAGCGGGAAGACAGTCGAAGAAACATCATCGCCACGATTGGGTGCGCGCCGGAAACAAGGCTCCTCGGATATGTCGGAACCCTGGTCGATCGCAAGCGGCCAATCCTTTTCGTCGAGGTGCTTGCGGCTCTGCGGCGGCTGGAGCCGAGTTTAGAGTTTGCCGGGCTGTTCCTGGGAAACGCTCTGAACGGGCTTGACGACGCCGCAAGATCGCGCGCGCAAGCCCTTGGGGTCGGCGACCGCGTGCATTTCATGGGTTTCCGCTATCCGGGCGAGCCTTGGATCGCGGGGCTGGATGCTCTTTTGGTGACGGCGGTGAACGAACCGCTCGGAAGAACGCTCGTCGAAGCAATGCTGCTCGGAACGCCGGTCATTGCAGCAGATTCGGGTGGCAATCCCGAGGTCGTAGAGGACGGCGAAACGGGCATGCTCGTTCGCCCGGAGGATCCGGACGAATTCGCAAGAGCTTGCCTAAAACTGTTCGGCGACTCCGGCTATCTGGCGCACATCGTGGAAACGGCGCGCAACCAAGCACGCGCCCGCTTCAGCATAGAGCGCCACGTGCACGCAATCACGGCGGTCTACGAAGACCTGCTGCGCACGGGCGGCATTAAAGGCGCCGACCGAGTGCAGGCCCATAGCCGGTGA
- a CDS encoding methionyl-tRNA formyltransferase: MRIVFVGAVESSVIALEALIRMGRAPTLVVTLPPELAGRHSDFADLGAMGRAAGCAVRYASDINQPDVLEAMAAVEPDLTFVIGWSQVCRQAFRDVARLGTIGFHPAALPRLRGRAVIPWTILRGEEVTGSTLFWLDEGIDSGPILLQRLFAVAADETARNLYAKHTTNLREMVVEAIALVETDNPPRREQDHDQASYCAKRSAEDGLIDWNASAVSVLRLIRAVGAPYPGAFSFYSGERVRIDAAVEFENAGRYIGLVGQVQCHSKRGFVVLCGDGACIEVVAWASPTGRRPAVHGRFRPHAP, encoded by the coding sequence ATGCGTATCGTTTTCGTCGGTGCCGTGGAGAGCTCCGTAATCGCTCTCGAAGCGCTCATAAGGATGGGGCGCGCTCCTACGCTCGTTGTCACCCTGCCGCCTGAGCTGGCCGGGCGCCACTCCGATTTTGCCGATTTGGGGGCCATGGGGCGCGCCGCCGGTTGCGCCGTTCGCTACGCGTCGGATATCAATCAGCCGGACGTGCTGGAGGCGATGGCGGCGGTCGAGCCCGACCTCACCTTCGTCATCGGCTGGTCGCAGGTCTGCAGGCAGGCCTTTCGAGATGTCGCGCGCCTGGGTACGATCGGGTTCCATCCTGCCGCCTTGCCGCGTCTGCGCGGTCGCGCGGTCATTCCCTGGACGATATTGCGCGGCGAGGAAGTGACCGGATCAACGCTGTTCTGGCTGGATGAAGGCATCGATTCCGGCCCGATCTTGCTTCAGCGGCTGTTCGCCGTCGCGGCCGACGAAACCGCTCGCAACCTCTATGCAAAGCACACAACGAATTTGCGCGAGATGGTGGTCGAGGCGATCGCGCTCGTCGAGACGGATAATCCCCCACGGAGAGAGCAGGATCATGACCAGGCGAGCTATTGTGCGAAGCGAAGCGCCGAGGACGGCCTGATCGACTGGAATGCGTCCGCCGTCTCCGTGCTCCGGCTGATCCGTGCAGTCGGCGCCCCCTACCCCGGTGCATTTTCCTTTTACAGCGGCGAGCGGGTCCGTATCGACGCAGCCGTGGAGTTCGAGAACGCCGGCCGTTACATCGGTTTGGTCGGACAGGTTCAATGCCATTCAAAACGCGGATTCGTCGTTCTATGCGGCGACGGCGCGTGCATCGAGGTGGTGGCCTGGGCCTCCCCGACTGGCAGGCGCCCGGCGGTACACGGCAGATTCCGTCCACATGCGCCTTAG